The Ktedonobacterales bacterium sequence GCGTATTGATGGAGCCAATAGGCCAGCGTGAGTCCGGCGATGCCGCCGCCGGAAATTAGGACGCGCATGATCGGCTGCTCTCTGTCAAGCCATCAGGAGAGGCTGTTTAATCCTGTCCTGGCCCCGATATAGGCGGGCTAAACGTATAGCCAACGCCGGGGACCGTCAGCACATAGCGTGGGCTGCCCGGTTCGGGTTCCACCTTCTGGCGCAAATGGCGGATATGGGTCTTCACCAGCCCGCCGTCGCCAACCTCATTATAGCCCCAGACGCGCTCGATAATGGTATCGGTGGTTAGCACCTGCCCGGCATGGGTGAGCAGCAGGTGCAGCAGCCGACTCTCTGTCGGCGTCAGGCGCATGCGTGCACCGTTGCGGCTGACCTCATGGCGGCTGACATCCAGGCTGATGGGGCCGATGGTGATAGAGGAGCCGTTCATCGGGCTGCTCACGCTCACGGCGCGGCGGGCCGCCGCCTGAATGCGGGCCAGCAACTGGCGCGGACGAAAAGGCTTGCGCAGAAAATCATCGGCCCCCAACTCCAGCGCGCGCACCTCATCATCCTCGCGGTCCAGGCAGGTCAGGACGATGACCAGGGCATTGGATTCGCCGCGCATGCGACGAACCACCTCAAATCCATCGAATTTGGGCATCTGAATATCAAGGAGAACCAGATCGGGGGGCTGCTCGCGCCACCGCTTCATAGTCTGCTCACCGTCAAAGGCCACCGTCACTTGATGCCCATGCGCCCGCAGCCAATACATCAACATGTCAACCAATTCGCGGTCATCGTCAGCGATCAGAATCCTCATGGTATGGCGCCCTTTCCTAGCAACACACTCCAATTCGTGTCAATTATAGCCGCTCAATCCAACTTCACGCAATTATCCTGGCCCATATCATCCTTGCAGACGAGGGGAGCAGCAGGCGGAAGCGCCCAGCCCCGGCATAGATCTATCGAATGGTTTGGATCAGCGTCAGCGCATTGACGCTGCCCCGTGTGATGCCCCCATTCCGAGGGCGGCGGCGCTGTCTCTGCCAGGCTCGCTCCCCAAAAAATACATATGCGCGGCGGCGTCCAGCAGTTGGGGCGAAAGTTCCGCCGCCACGCCGTAATAGCGCGCCAGCGCCACCACATGCCTGAGCAAGTCACGCGGGTGACAGGCGCGCAGCGAGCGTCGTGTTTGTTGGTAGTGCTGGCTCAACAAATGAAGAAACCCCGTATCTGAGAAGGCCACGCCCATAGACCGACAGATGCGCATCAGAATCTCGCGGTACTGCTCTGGCGTTGGGTCGCTGATCCAGACTTTATTGGGGACGCGCCGCAGAAACGCCTCATCCACCAGATCGGCTGGCCGCAGGTTGGTCGAAAACACCACCATAGCGGCAAAGGGAAAGGCCACTTTCTGTCCATTCATCAAGGTCATGAAATCAATGCCGCGCTCCAGTGGCACAATCCAGCGATTTAAGAGTTCCTGGGGGCGGGTCTGCTGGCGGCCAAAATCATCAATCAAGAAGACCCCGGCAGCCGCCTTCAACTGCAACGGGCATTCATAGAGACGCAGCCGGTCATTAAATTGGAGGTCGAGGCTGCTGATCACGAGTTCGCCGCCTGCGTGAACGAGCGGCGGCTGGCAGAAGACCCATCGCTCATCAATGCGCCCGCTCCCATCGGCTCCGTCCAGGGACATCGGCACATGGACTGAAGGGTCGAAGACCGGCAGCACATGGCCGCGTACCTCGATGGCATAGGGTACAAAAACCCCGCCAGCGAACATAGTGGTAATGGCTTCGGCAATCGCCGTCTTGCCGTTGCCTGGATGTCCCCACAGGAAAAGCGCCCCGCCGCGACTGATCGCTACCCCGATCTGATCGATA is a genomic window containing:
- a CDS encoding response regulator transcription factor; this encodes MRILIADDDRELVDMLMYWLRAHGHQVTVAFDGEQTMKRWREQPPDLVLLDIQMPKFDGFEVVRRMRGESNALVIVLTCLDREDDEVRALELGADDFLRKPFRPRQLLARIQAAARRAVSVSSPMNGSSITIGPISLDVSRHEVSRNGARMRLTPTESRLLHLLLTHAGQVLTTDTIIERVWGYNEVGDGGLVKTHIRHLRQKVEPEPGSPRYVLTVPGVGYTFSPPISGPGQD